A single window of Larimichthys crocea isolate SSNF chromosome XII, L_crocea_2.0, whole genome shotgun sequence DNA harbors:
- the pla2g10 gene encoding group 10 secretory phospholipase A2, producing MTAMYRILLLLSVAVASAGSRKSQRTKRGLLELAGAIKCSTGRSALAYMMYGCYCGLGGQGWPRDRADWCCHRHDCCYGDAERLGCQTKTDKYQWTCEDKTAECDNLKDKCEKFLCKCDRDAAKCLRKSPFIRKYALWPDFLCGHEHPMCNIY from the exons ATGACTGCGATGTACCGGATACTTCTCCTGTTATCTG TGGCTGTGGCCTCTGCAGGTTCACGCAAGTCTCAGCGGACAAAAAGAGGTTTACTGGAGCTGGCAGGAGCTATCAAATGCAGCACAGGGAGATCTGCCTTGGCTTACATGATGTACGGATGCTATTGTGGACTGGGTGGTCAAGGCTGGCCCAGAGACAGGGCAGACTG GTGTTGTCACAGACATGATTGCTGTTATGGAGATGCAGAACGTCTTGGCTGCCAaaccaaaacagacaagtaTCAGTGGACGTGTGAAGACAAGACAGCTGAGTGTG ACAATCTGAAGGACAAATGTGAAAAGTTCCTGTGCAAGTGCGACAGAGATGCTGCCAAATGTTTGAGGAAATCACCCTTCATCCGGAAATATGCCCTATGGCCAGATTTCCTCTGTGGTCATGAACATCCAATGTGTAATATTTACTGA